From a single Silene latifolia isolate original U9 population chromosome 6, ASM4854445v1, whole genome shotgun sequence genomic region:
- the LOC141588218 gene encoding uncharacterized protein LOC141588218, with product MDYNVKSGSEWLRVHKPKVDWRFLCWNTLNIPKCSFVFWEFLLQRLPTRDRLIRRGLSIDPTCPICLSIAENHYHLFYDCPFSVNCHQLLQAHLVVQFRLPDLVTWFSTARRVTKLQRRYIGSCYVALFYWIWRCRNEAWVDNIVRRPDVVVQQILADVKSKDRAWFQNL from the coding sequence ATGGATTACAATGTCAAATCTGGATCTGAATGGTTGAGAGTGCATAAACCTAAAGTTGATTGGAGATTCCTATGTTGGAATACTCTGAATATTCCCAAATGCTCTTTTGTGTTCTGGGAATTCTTGCTCCAGAGGTTACCTACGAGAGATAGACTCATCAGAAGGGGACTGTCAATTGACCCTACCTGTCCCATCTGTCTGAGTATTGCTGAAAACCATTACCATCTTTTTTATGATTGCCCGTTTTCTGTGAACTGTCATCAGTTGCTACAGGCTCATCTGGTTGTCCAATTCAGGCTGCCAGACCTGGTAACCTGGTTCTCAACTGCCAGACGTGTCACTAAACTTCAGAGGAGATATATTGGATCTTGTTATGTTGCCTTGTTTTATTGGATTTGGAGATGCAGAAATGAAGCCTGGGTGGACAACATTGTAAGGAGGCCTGATGTTGTGGTGCAGCAGATTTTGGCGGATGTTAAGAGTAAAGATAGAGCTTGGTTCCAAAATTTGTAA
- the LOC141588219 gene encoding uncharacterized protein LOC141588219, which yields MGPTNSLIVWVIWDPQIFGVSLLHKNSQVITVKVAEFSSGDAFLLSVVYGSNDDGERIGREVSWADIAEFRDCVTVCGLMDIKSQGAFFTWNNKQAPSSRGFSRIDRFLVNDEWMDLYPDAYVHFLPEGLFDHNPCVYYRRNSGAQRKRQFKYYKMWSLDPEFKNVVHNSWNVYIPGTPMYQEVTKLKNFKGPLKLLNMNGFSDVEKFVGVARALLGDFQVQMHLNPTDPALLTSESAAAESYRHLSKIQHSFLSQKAKGTDGVMHSNFDKIEAAFLHYYKNLLGSSLPTTAIHGPTVRQGKLVTQDHCFISLAEVTDVEIKECLFSISSIKSPGPDGYSSQVFKDFWEIVGGDVIAAIKNFFQTGKLLKQVNTTNITLIPKSSNPTNVLDFRPIACCNTLYKTLAEVLCKRLSKILPDIKFTDLVMTCVTSPTYSLNINGNKFGFFKGNETSIMWILRAFSTFSSASGLCLNRSKSNIYFNGVKYGIVEDILQISGFHRGSLPFKYLGVRISSKKLTKNESLKLTDRIVARIRGWGTKHLTYAGRNFVWRGTSDYKISPNVKWDTCCLPKEEGGLGIKDAKTWNKALFGKYVWWLANKKDHLWVR from the exons ATGGGGCCAACAAACAGCTTGAT AGTTTGGGTAATTTGGGATCCTCAGATCTTTGGAGTGTCCTTATTACATAAGAATAGTCAGGTCATAACTGTCAAAGTGGCTGAATTCTCTTCTGGGGATGCATTTTTGTTGTCTGTTGTGTATGGTTCAAATGATGATGGGGAGAG GATTGGTAGAGAGGTATCCTGGGCAGACATTGCTGAGTTCAGAGACTGTGTTACTGTTTGTGGTTTAATGGATATTAAGAGTCAAGGAGCTTTCTTTACCTGGAACAACAAACAAGCTCCTTCTTCTAGGGGCTTCTCCAGAATTGATAGGTTTCTAGTGAATGATGAGTGGATGGACTTATATCCTGATGCCTATGTCCATTTCCTTCCTGAAGGTCTTTTTGACCACAATCCTTGTGTCTATTACAGAAGAAATAGTGGGGCTCAAAGGAAAAGGCAGTTCAAGTACTATAAAATGTGGAGCCTTGATCCTGAGTTCAAGAATGTTGTTCACAATTCCTGGAATGTTTACATACCAGGCACTCCCATGTATCAAGAGGTTACTAAATTGAAAAATTTTAAAGGCCCTCTGAAATTGTTGAATATGAATGGCTTCTCTGATGTTGAAAAATTTGTGGGAGTGGCTAGAGCCTTACTGGGGGATTTTCAAGTTCAAATGCACTTAAATCCTACTGATCCTGCCTTATTAACTTCTGAGAGTGCAGCTGCTGAATCCTATAGACACCTTAGTAAGATTCAGCATAGCTTCTTAAGCCAGAAAGCAAAA GGTACAGATGGGGTGATGCACTCAAACTTTGATAAGATTGAAGCAGCTTTTTTACACTACTACAAGAATCTGCTAGGGTCTTCTCTTCCAACTACTGCTATCCATGGGCCTACTGTTAGGCAGGGGAAACTTGTCACTCAGGACCATTGCTTCATTTCATTGGCTGAGGTGACTGATGTTGAGATTAAAGAATGTCTTTTCTCCATCTCGTCTATCAAATCTCCTGGACCAGATGGGTACTCAAGTCAAGTCTTTAAAGATTTTTGGGAGATAGTTGGGGGTGATGTTATTGCAGCCATTAAAAATTTCTTCCAGACTGGGAAACTTCTCAAACAGGTAAATACAACTAATATTACCTTAATACCTAAGTCTTCTAACCCAACCAATGTTCTGGATTTCCGTCCTATTGCTTGCTGCAACACTCTTTATAAAACTTTGGCTGAAGTTTTGTGCAAGAGGCTGAGCAAGATTCTTCCTGACATT AAATTCACTGACTTAGTAATGACCTGTGTGACTAGTCCTACATACTCTCTGAATATCAATGGTAACAAATTTGGCTTCTTCAAAG GGAATGAGACCTCAATAATGTGGATTCTGAGAGCCTTCTCTACTTTCTCATCAGCTTCTGGATTATGCCTGAATAGGAGTAAATCTAATATCTACTTTAATGGGGTCAAATATGGCATAGTTGAGGACATATTGCAGATCTCTGGGTTTCATAGGGGTAGTCTTCCTTTTAAGTACCTGGGAGTCCGTATCTCCTCTAAGAAACTGACTAAGAATGAGAGCCTGAAGCTGACTGATAGAATTGTGGCTAGAATTAGGGGATGGGGGACTAAACATCTGACTTATGCTGGCAG GAACTTCGTTTGGAGAGGAACCTCTGACTACAAGATTTCTCCTAATGTCAAGTGGGACACCTGCTGCTTGCCTAAGGAAGAAGGGGGGCTTGGCATAAAAGATGCTAAAACTTGGAACAAGGCTTTGTTTGGGAAATATGTTTGGTGGCTTGCTAACAAAAAGGATCATTTATGGGTTCGGTGA